One stretch of Aquimarina sp. Aq107 DNA includes these proteins:
- a CDS encoding chalcone isomerase family protein, whose amino-acid sequence MKKITLLIVAFISLTTATAQIRVGKAVLPYEENFGETDLKLNGAGMREMLWIDLYAGGLYLQKKSKDPRAILDADETMAIKLNIVSGFVTQKKMIKAVQDGFKKATFGNTKALDERINKFINFFNEPIVKNDIFDIVYVKGKGVQAFKNGKELGVIEGRDFKYALFKIWLGDEPASEGIKNGMLGLQ is encoded by the coding sequence TTACTAATCGTAGCGTTTATTTCTTTAACAACTGCTACGGCGCAAATCAGAGTAGGTAAAGCTGTATTGCCCTATGAAGAAAACTTTGGTGAAACAGATCTTAAGTTAAATGGAGCTGGGATGCGAGAAATGTTATGGATTGACTTATACGCAGGAGGACTTTATTTACAGAAAAAGAGTAAGGACCCCAGAGCTATTCTAGATGCAGATGAAACAATGGCTATAAAATTGAATATAGTGTCTGGTTTCGTAACGCAAAAGAAAATGATAAAAGCGGTTCAGGATGGTTTTAAAAAAGCAACTTTTGGTAATACTAAAGCGTTAGATGAAAGAATCAATAAGTTTATTAATTTTTTTAATGAACCTATTGTCAAAAATGACATTTTTGATATAGTATATGTAAAGGGTAAAGGAGTACAGGCTTTTAAGAATGGAAAAGAACTTGGAGTGATAGAAGGAAGAGATTTTAAATATGCTTTATTCAAAATATGGTTAGGTGATGAACCAGCTAGTGAAGGAATTAAGAATGGAATGTTAGGACTTCAATAG
- a CDS encoding DUF2147 domain-containing protein, with amino-acid sequence MDISKVLIITLLLLTSLVNAQSEIIGKWKTIDDNTGEPRSIVEIYKKGNKLFGRIDRILKESDRNQLCKECEGDDYNQPIEGMVIIKDLQKDGDEYEDGTIMDPENGKVYRCKIWLEENDPNTLNVRGYIAFLFRTQKWVKA; translated from the coding sequence ATGGATATCTCTAAAGTTCTTATTATAACATTATTATTGCTGACTAGTTTAGTGAATGCGCAAAGTGAAATTATTGGCAAATGGAAGACCATTGATGATAATACAGGTGAGCCAAGGTCAATAGTAGAAATTTATAAAAAAGGAAATAAGTTGTTCGGAAGAATTGATCGAATTTTAAAAGAATCTGACCGTAATCAACTATGTAAGGAATGTGAAGGAGATGACTATAATCAACCAATAGAAGGAATGGTTATTATCAAAGATTTACAAAAAGATGGGGATGAATATGAAGATGGTACTATAATGGATCCAGAAAATGGGAAAGTATATAGATGTAAAATTTGGTTGGAGGAAAATGATCCTAATACGTTGAATGTTAGAGGGTATATTGCTTTTTTATTTAGAACCCAAAAATGGGTCAAAGCTTAA